Proteins co-encoded in one Papaver somniferum cultivar HN1 chromosome 5, ASM357369v1, whole genome shotgun sequence genomic window:
- the LOC113279570 gene encoding uncharacterized protein LOC113279570 produces the protein MAIQGALLQHQHACGRLDLVARVFELKRKALMDEITNKNVFGKVVAHVHTIEFQKRGLLHIHLLIFLEKSEKIRTVEQVDKYVSAEFPDENEDLILFDTVTKCMVHVPCGVRAVKYINKYIYKGYDKTTVAVGAKDEVQMYIHARYIGPPEAAWHLFGYSMHREEPNVVRLAIHFPGKQRIIYESEGSIEGFTDKAENYKSTLMSYFEFYAENPTAPAYTYQEFRSTLSGVIKSGKSYNGVLQLLECTFVSPNAEELLRTVNGELCHTFKKACIALGLLKHDGEWIALLEEAVDIQTGSQLRKLFKIVLSDCNLTEPELLWAKFGLKMCDDLPHRLRTMFGIQNPRDERVLDYGLYCSLLLVGGRTAHSTFRIPIEINERSHIFCVESVNKLLKDICENDLQFGGVTVVMGGDFRQTFPVIPNGGRADVVGACIRSSVIWKNIKVLTLTKNMRLDQCDQENTDFADFLLEVGSKPEEKIGLPSSVNRCKDMKELISKLYPSLGTCNQVSPEELTERIILSARNDDVNDINMEVLNILDGDTYTYLDADRLNPDESGKIPHYSSEFLQNLNPPGMPLFKLTLKIGCPVILMRNLSSSEGLCNGTRLLVTKCGRHVIQAKIITGHKAGDTVLLPRISFQPSVSKLNVNMSRRQFPVRVAYTMAINKSQGLSVKYVGIDLKTPVFSHGQLYVALSRCTAAKRITVLLEEDTEKLETTNIDKPQTSSGINRIISAKIPEKKEDPDGHKGVVQFMLHGPCVINKLDQKYMRDNKCSKHYPKAFNIQTTSYVNGNNNRSSIDKPQTSSGINHIISAKIPDKEEDPDGHKGVVQFMLHGPCVINKLDQKYMRDNKCSKHYPKAFNIQTTSNVNGNNNRSSIVIFRYII, from the exons GCGCTTCTACAACACCAGCATGCTTGTGGTCGTCTTGATTTAGTGGCACGTGTTTTTGAATTGAAAAGGAAGGCGCTTATGGATGAGATAACGAATAAGAATGTTTTCGGGAAAGTCGTAGCTCATGTACACACCATAGAATTCCAGAAACGAGGGCTACTACATATACATCTGCTGATATTTTTagaaaaatcagagaaaatccgtaCGGTTGAACAGGTTGATAAATATGTATCAGCGGAGTTCCCAGATGAGAATGAAGATCTAATTCTCTTTGATACAGTAACAAAGTGCATGGTTCACGTACCATGTG GAGTAAGAGCAGTAAAATACATCAACAAGTACATCTATAAAGGGTATGACAAAACAACAGTTGCCGTTGGAGCAAAAGATGAAGTGCAAATGTACATTCACGCAAGGTATATTGGACCTCCTGAAGCTGCATGGCATTTATTTGGTTATTCAATGCATAGAGAAGAACCAAATGTCGTAAGATTGGCAATCCATTTTCCAGGGAAGCAAAGAATTATCTATGAATCAGAAGGAAGCATAGAAGGTTTCACGGATAAGGCTGAGAACTATAAGTCAACATTAATGAgttattttgaattttatgcTGAAAATCCAACAGCACCCGCGTATACGTATCAAGAGTTCCGCAGCACTTTGTCTGGAGTGATAAAAAGTGGAAAATCATACAACGGGGTTTTACAATTGCTAGAATGTACTTTTGTATCCCCCAATGCTGAAGAACT TCTAAGAACGGTGAACGGTGAATTGTGCCATACATTCAAGAAAGCGTGCATAGCACTTGGGTTACTAAAACATGACGGAGAATGGATAGCACTTCTTGAAGAGGCTGTGGATATCCAGACAGGCAGTCAGTTAAGAAAGCTATTCAAAATCGTCTTATCTGATTGTAACCTAACGGAACCAGAACTTCTGTGGGCCAAGTTTGGTTTGAAAATGTGTGATGATCTCCCTCATAGATTGCGAACAATGTTCGGAATTCAAAATCCGAGGGACGAACGGGTTTTGGATTATGGATT GTATTGCTCACTACTTTTAGTCGGGGGCAGAACTGCACATTCAACTTTTAGAATTCCAATAGAGATCAACGAAAGAAGT CATATATTCTGTGTAGAATCAGTTAATAAATTACTTAAAGATATATGTGAAAATGACTTACAATTTGGAGGTGTTACCGTTGTTATGGGGGGAGACTTCCGTCAAACTTTTCCAGTTATTCCAAATGGAGGTCGTGCAGATGTAGTAGGAGCATGCATTAGAAGTTCTGTTATCTGGAAAAATATCAAAGTTTTGACACTTACAAAGAATATGCGCCTAGATCAATGCGATCAAGAAAACACAGATTTCGCAGATTTCTTACTAGag GTTGGGTCAAAACCAGAAGAAAAAATAGGACTCCCTTCATCTGTAAATAGATGCAAAGACATGAAAGAGTTGATATCCAAACTGTATCCTTCATTAGGTACATGTAACCAGGTATCACCCGAAGAGTTAACTGAGAGGATCATTTTATCAGCACGTAATGATGATGTTAACGATATTAACATGGAAGTGCTAAACATTTTGGATGGAGATACATACACTTATTTAGATGCGGATAGATTGAATCCAGATGAGAGTGGAAAAATCCCACATTACAGCAGCGAATTCCTACAGAACCTGAATCCACCAGGAATGCCTCTATTCAAGTTAACTCTTAAAATTGGATGTCCAGTTATTCTGATGAGAAATCTATCCTCATCAGAGGGTCTTTGCAATGGTACTAGATTATTGGTTACTAAATGTGGTAGGCATGTAATTCAAGCCAAAATTATAACCGGACACAAAGCAGGGGACACAGTATTGCTACCAAGAATATCATTTCAACCATCGGTCTCAAAATTAAATGTAAACATGTCGAGGCGTCAGTTTCCAGTTCGAGTAGCTTATACAATGGCAATCAATAAATCACAGGGACTGTCTGTAAAGTATGTTGGGATCGACCTAAAAACTCCTGTTTTCAGCCATGGCCAACTTTACGTGGCTTTATCGAGATGCACTGCCGCCAAAAGAATAACAGTACTCCTTGAAGAAGATACTGAGAAACTAGAAACAACAAACATT GACAAACCACAGACTTCATCGGGAATAAATCGTATTATATCGGCAAAAATACCTGAAAAAAAAGAGGATCCAGATGGGCATAAAGGTGTTGTTCAGTTCATGTTGCATGGACCTTGCGTAATTAACAAACTAGACCAGAAATACATGAGAGACAACAAGTGTTCGAAACACTATCCAAAGGCTTTCAACATCCAGACTACGTCGTATGTGAATGGGAATAATAATAGAAGTTCTATT GACAAACCACAGACTTCATCGGGAATAAATCATATTATATCGGCAAAAATACCTGACAAAGAAGAGGATCCAGATGGGCATAAAGGTGTTGTTCAGTTCATGTTGCATGGACCTTGCGTAATTAACAAACTAGACCAGAAATACATGAGAGACAACAAGTGTTCGAAACACTATCCAAAGGCTTTCAACATCCAGACTACGTCGAATGTGAATGGGAATAATAATAGAAGTTCTATTGTAATTTTTCGTTACATTATTTAA